The genomic interval ttttttatgccaGTCAAATGGTTTATCATCAAATgatattgtttaaaaataaatttcacctGTTTCTTTGTCtatcacaataaaatttaaattttccgTCCAGGAAGGTGGAGTTGCTGTGCATACAAATGCTGGTAGAAGGAAGCATGTAAAGGAATTATTCAACAAAGAAACCAGCTTCATTTCTGAGTCAATGGATAGCATGGATGAGTTCCCTTCTGCATCAAGAACTGTTTCTATGGAAATGGCCGCATCTTCAAGAGcttcttttcttcaaaaaaatgaagatTTCTGTGAGGAAAATCAAGGTGCTGAAGCCGTGCAGTTATGTTCTCAAGTAGTATGTCCGAGCTTGTCATTTGTGGATCCTCTTTGTTCCATTGTTCCATGTAGCATACCTTGCAATGGAGGCCCCCCTAGCCAGGGTCCTGAATGCAAACAAAGtaaaggggaggaggaagaatgGATCAACCCCAAAGTATCTCCCTTGAAGCAACATCTGGAGGGAGAAGCTGGTCCATCTTGCACATCTTTAGTTAAGGCGGCAGCGTCTAATATTCTGTTCAGGCGAAGGAGACACAGTTCTCTCAGACCTTTTAGCACAGTAGCACCTAGATCATATGTATCAGGCAGTAGTGAAACTCATAATGATGTTGATGTGGCAATTTGTCAGCAGGAAAGATTCACAACATTAACTTTAAATAAGAAGATACGACGTGTGCAAGCCTCTAAAGTATTTGTAGAAAATAATGTTGAAGCTGGAAACTTGCAAGGATTTTCTAAGGTTCTCAAGAAGCCATCTTATGGTAAGGGCATTAGTGAGCATCAAAACACTCAGAGtgttaaaagaaagaaagaccAATTTTCAGAAGCTAAAATCAGTACTAGAAAAACCAAGGATAGAAGGATGCAGACCAAATCTCGATTGAGTTGTAAGTTTTCCCTTGTCCATTATCCCATGTAAAATATCAAAGATGTATTCTGACTCATCTTGAAAATCGTTTGCTTATCATTAGTCCTTTTGGTGATCCTTGCTATTGAGTTTTTCAGGGTCCGATAGCAGACTCATTGACACAATGGAGCCCAGGGAGCACATTCCTAATAAAGAGGCCATATTTCGTGGACTAGATTTTTTGCTAACTGGGTTTCAGAGTCacaaggaaaaagaaattgaGTCATTGATCCGAAGATTGGGAGGCTATGTTCTTTCTAAAGTGCCACCCTGTCCACTTGATAAAAGAAGCAAGCTGGCAGAGCTTTCTAGGTGCAAGCCTCCCATAGTCCTTTCTCCTAAAAAGGTTTGCTCATCCatttctttttggttttttgggTGCAGTTTATTGATCACAAATGATGATTCACTTTCACATATTTGGACCATATTTTGCACTTATTTCTCAGGTATTTGTTGTGACAGGTATCAACGGCTAAGTTCTTATATGGCTGTGCTATAAATTCCTGGATGTTGAATACCAGTTGGCTTTTCGATTCTATTCAAGCTGGTATCCTGTTGCCACCTGGAAAGTAAGGCGATCTACTAGCATCCACTCATATTCACATATGCTTATGTACACACATTGCATGGTGCCTATCctcttaaaatgtattttgaatTGGTATTTACATCTTTCTTGACAAAGTTCAGTGTTGCATGCATTTTATGAAGTAATCAGGAAGAGTTATCGATTTTAGTATTCCATAAGATCTGCCATTCAGCCATTGCATCAGTTGATATCTGAAGTGGTATTCTAGAATTATTTGAAAACTTAATGGTTTAatctattataatttgatactAAGATATTGTAGAAGGTCAAAACTATTTTCATGTTGATGTCCTTAATTGTTCTGAATCACTACCAACTGTCAATTGGATACCTAACTTTTCAATTTGAGAAGGTAATGCAGACGTGATTAAGCATATGTAAATTGCAAGACTAACAGTACAACACATGCATAGACaatattattcttttaaaTCAGCTACAATACATCTATGCAATGCATAATACTCTTTCATCAAAGTCCAACAGCTTGATTATATTGTCAAACATAGCCAACACACTTTTTTTGAACATTTATGCTacctttcttttgaaaaaccAATAATTCGTCAAACAATCTTGTTCCGTTTCCCATATGAAATATGGTAATGACCTTCATTCTTGATGCTcacttttttgcttgcataTCCTTTTTCTAGGTATTTTATTCGACAAGTGCATTCAATGAAGAGTACTTCAATGTTTGACCAGTTTCTTCAcctaaaaaacaataaattgtTATTTGATGGAGTAGGATTCTTAATCCTCGGAAAAATCAGCTTTTGTTCAAAATTTTCCAACATTATCAAGGtatgttgcaacttgcaagcaTAGCCACAATATAAACTAGTCTGATTATTGATGGTTTGCTTATGTGAATTATAATTGATCTTTTGAGAGTTATCTCCTGAATCCTTAGCTCTCAATGATGTGACCCTAAAGTATATTTGTGTTTTGCAGCATGGAGGTGGCCAAGTTTTTGTATCTCTACAGGGACTAGTTCAAAGCTTGAAGGATAGAAGCTCTTCACATGGAATCATTCTTGTAGCAAATGAGGCGAGCGCATCACGTCATCTAAGCTATTGTGGGCTTGAGCATGACATAAAAACAGTGGTTAGTTGAATTTCAAACGTAGAACTTCCAAACCTGGTATAAGATTTGAGCATTACATAACTATAACTCGATAGCGTGGACATCTTTAATCTATTCTGAATATCTTCATGCTAGGTGAATAGGAAAATTTACCACCTACCagtcatttgtgttgtttctTCAAGGTCTTGTACTTGTTGTATATAGTACAGTGATCATTATCTGAACGGCTTTGCTTTCAGATTGTCCAAAAAAGCACTCGATTCACACCATACAAAGCAGGAACATTGTTTTTACCACCTGAAGGGTTTTTTTGCACTGCCATTTTATTCAAACAAGTACACTATCATTTTTCAGATTCTTATTCTCAATTTTTTCTTGCAGCCAGCGAGCTGGGTCATTGGCAGTCTATTTTCTGGCAAACTGATTCCTTTGAAGAAGGACCGATGTGCCTTATTCCGCAGAATTAAGATGCCATCATTCCAACAGCAGCAAGCATTTGACATGAGCCAAGAAATATGATGATTGAGATCAGTCGCATAGCTATCATCCCATGAGAACTGAATAATCCTTACCTGGATCCTCTGATTCCAGCAGTTTTCAACATCAAATTGTGATAATGAAATTCGTCTGTAGTGGGCTCATTCTGATACTTATTGTTGGGCGACCTGTGAAGTGGCATATATGTTGTATCCAATTTTTGACTTGCAAATACCAAAAGGTGACTGATGTCAAAGCATCTCAAGAAAATACTTTGTGAGGATCAATTGCTAACTTGAATTGTGCGGTATTTGTCCATACCGTCTCTTGCTCACTTAATTCTGGAGAGACAGGGGAGTGTTCATTTGTGAAGATCATGATATCCAGGAGAATGTTTCTTCTTTGTTGTTGGTTGTAACTTGTAAATGTTAATACCTGACGAAATATGTTTGTCACTTGCAACACCGAGTTGTTCATATCTCTTATGCCATCAAAATTGAAAGGAATCgatggatgttttttttttctcataatgGCTTTGTTTCCTGCTGCTTACGTACATGCATAATGCATTGCAGGTCATGCATGTACTATGTAGTGGCAGACATGCGGCCCCCCTTGAGAAACAACAGAAAGACAAATTTGTGCGTGGATAGTATCGGCTACTGTTCATATATGCTGGGTATCTTATTTCTTTCGTAAAAAAGACTTCttccattttataatgtaagatgtttgactttatttatcataatatttgcttatttgtcttatttaaaaaattatgaaaatatcatttatttttgcttgtgacttactttattatcaaaagaactttaagcacgacttattattttttatttacactaaattttaagacgaatggtcaaatgttgtaataaaaaaaatcaaacatcttacatcataaaacggagatagtatctTGATATATGAATGTTGAGTTTGGATTTAAGATTTTGTGAAGTGGTGTATATACATGCTATATGAATGTTGTCAATTGTTTTCGAGagttttataactatttggaTGGTTTTTGAGCAAACGCTCGTGGGATCAAAATTATTCACCCAGTATTGGGCCGAAATACATATCCCATTCGTGGGCCCTGTGGGCCCAAGATGCGCAAAGAGTCAGAACTACGGAAGACGAAACGAAACAGTTCGTGGAGACCTCACCTCCTCTGTTCCTCGTCTCGTCTCATCTCTCtcaaaaaatagagagagaaaaaaatcctcCCCTCTTCCCGccggcgagatcggccgatcATCTCcaacggcggccggcgactcTTCGAGATCGGAGCTGAACCGGCGCCACCTCCGTCGCACGCCATGGTAATCCGGTCGCAATCCGACTCTCTTGCCTCCTACATTTCGGTTGTTCTCGAAAACTGCACCCATCGATCAATTTTGCCGGGAGTTTTGCGATGGCGATTTAACGGAATGGAAGGTCGATCAAGATCCGTAGGCCATTCCTGAATTGCGTCAATTTGATTGATCTGGGGTTGGAATTTTGTTTTGCCCTAGTGTGGGTTTGATAGACTGCATGATTTTGGGATTACAGGAGCAAATGCAGTACATGTGGATGCAGCCAGGAACTTGGGATCATATTTGTGATCATACTATTATTAGCTTGTCTTGATCTGCGTTTTTACTACATCATCATACCGTCAGCATGTCTTGATACCACATGACCACATGATCATTAGTTGTTGGGTGATCCTCCAATTGAACTTTGGTTCAGCATTAGTTCTTAGTGATTCTTTTGATGCTACAGAGTAGACAGGAGGAATTCATATGGCATtgccatttgttttgttgtcaGATACATTTTGTGCTCCTCATCAGCAGACAAGGGAAGGTGAGGCTGACAAAATGGTACAATCCATATCCTCAGAAGGAAAGATCCAAGGTAAGGAATAACAGTTTTAACACGCATCACCATATGTTTACTACATCGATCACTTTTTTTCTTGGTAAAAATTCAGCAAGAGAAATGATTTCCTTTTGTTGATAAGGTTATCAAAGAAGTAAGTAATCTCGTCCTGACTAGAGGCCCAAAGATGTGCAATTTTGTCGATTGGCATGGATGCAGAGTTGTATATAAAAGGTACTACTGAGCTGTGGTtacacttataattttattaattttattctctgatTGTATGCGAGTACTGTTATTAACAGCTAGTGCTAGAGTGCTAAGTCACATGCAAACGTACTTCGTCTAAAATGAAACATTTATGATTTTCTGATTGCATCAAGCTGTTTTGCACCATCTGCAGGTACGCAAGCCTTTACTTCTGCATGTGTATTGATGCTACTGATAATGAACTGGAGACTCTTCAAATCATCCATCATTATGTTGAGATATTGGACCGGTATTTTGGCAATGTAAGCTCTTGCACAGAAATACTTTAACATGATATTCCCAGTTTGTTGTGCTAGAAGGCATTctgaaatttcttttcttcttctacaTTATGACCATGTCGCAGGTCTGCGAGCTTGACCTGATTTTCAACTTCCATAAGGTGCCGGCTTTGTTTGTTCAAATGATTATATCTACTGGCCATGTCTGTTGAATTTCTGAACTAGTTGTTCGTTCTGTCTGTATTTGCAGGCATACTTTATATTGGATGAGGTTTTGATTGCTGGTGAGCTTCAAGAATCTAACAAGAAAGCAGTACTACGCCTGATCACTACACAGGTACTGACTGCATCGATTGAAATGGATACGCCACATTCAAAACGTAGAAATTTCACATGAACCAATTCAAATATTCAACTCTCATAGGTACCTTCCACAGACAGAAAACGAGCAAACGAGGAAATTTGCTTTGGTCTGAGTATTCTACCTTGACACACTACTGCACACACACATCCTAATGGACTAACAAGAAATGAATTCCTTGCTACAGTCCTTTTTGGTTCGACTGAACTCATCTGAATTTCTTGGAGTAACAACAAAAAGCGATACATCAGCATGGTCATGTGCTCATGTGAAATGCACTACTGAGTGGTGAGCATTTGGGTTGATCTATGATGACATTGTGGAATAAACTGGTGTGTTTGCAGGACTCGATGGTGGAAGCCGCAAAGGAGGCGGCAAGCTCATTGAGGAACATAATTGCACAGGCCACCAAGTAGAGCACACTGTGTCTCCTACAATGATGATTACTCTCACCCCAGGGCATGATATTAACCATAATCAACAGGAAATCGTTTTTACACTGAACTTTCCGtataaatatctttttaacgtactctttttttttcattttcggCAGAAATTTATaccctctatatttttatcttttttttccacatctttttcttcagaatatatatatttgctctTCTCACTTATGGTGCCAAGGAAAACTTATATTCGTGAAATAATTTGGCTAAGAAATTTTCAGCGCGCATCTTTCTACAGTATTATTGTGCTTAGTTACTCCTGGTCTGGTTGGTTCAAAGAACCAGAAATGGTTTTAAAAATGGCATAATTGCCATTAAAATGTgcatatttctttaaaaaaactcgTATCAACGTATTAGTACAATAGTAGTGACCATTAATTACCCCTACAAGTCGTTGTTACTTCTTTACCCAAAACGGCATGGATATACAGATTGATCATGTAGTCAATAAGTCAACCAAGCACCCAACTCAAGGACGTCTCTCACAATTTTAGGGCATTGCAATAGTAACTCCATGACAGTGACACCCAATTGGAATTGCCCTCTTCCATCATCTTCTTGCAATTGCATCTTCCTAATTCGTCCTCAGTTTTCCAGAAATGCAGCAGCACTGCTGGCAACTATAGCTTACATTAGAGCAGGTcgaatagcagactataagctagttataaacattttaagaagataaagataggagagagaagagcggcggactataaatttatagcaatCAATAGCACGAACTCTAAGACATGTGTGTATAATAGGTGAGACCGAATACTAATTGTGTAGCATATGTTTATAGGTAATTATCgtatgaattgattattaagttagctatagaCGATTTAGAGccagtagttgactatactaatattgaacttgctctatgCATGTCGCTGTAGGCAATCTCCAAGTGAGCACTTTGATATCTTTCCTTACCAAGTTGACGTCCACCCGCTGATCCACAAAATATCTTTGTGAGGGCTTTGTgctttaatttatatacatatatatctacCCTCTATTCTCAGTTTCTCTTGAGGATTATTGCACGTGTTCGGAAggcatattttgtttatggCTAAGTTCACCATAAATAAGGTTAAACAAGTTGTAGCATTCCACAAATTGTGtcctaaatataaattgatagCCATAAGCGTGTCAAAACTTAGCCAAAAACATAGGTCTTAGCTATATAACATGCGAACCACGATACTGAAAAATGTGACaatgaaccaaacacatagctataatacaaaatataaattttcaacctttaatttagagttaattttgaagttttttctaaagttattttttaatctgaaattttatatcgctaagaatacatatataaaatttatatttataaattattttttatttataaatatattgtttagtttttccaTAAAACATCCAAACAATCCCCCATTTCTTACCCCTTtcttaagtaaaaaaatggcTACATGTTAGGTTAGCAGCACATCAATAGCAAACATTCCTCAAAGTTTTCTTCGAGTCAAGCAAAGGTCGATCCAGCACCGCCGCCACACTATCTcgcccgacggcgacgtggcTGCAGGTCGGCACCATCGCAGCCGTCCCATCCACCCCTCATCGGACGGTCCACGACGCGCACATACTTGACACTTCCCCTGCCACACAGGACTCAGGCCCAGCTGATCTGTTGCCCAATTGCGGAAAGTACAATACACCCAACAAAGTAAGTTTTGATTAAAACTTTTGCatttgtgtttttagcgaCTTAAACGTTAATTATATTGAGAAAGAAACTATAacgaaaaaactttaaaacaatttaaaattaaaatatgaaattattttggcAATGATATATTTCTGTATTCTATAatccctctattttttctatttgacgACGTTTACTTTGGATCTATATCTGACCTTcttcttactttttttttaaacataaaaaaattataagtcatatttaaagttatattttggtataaataaaatcataacaaaatgcttataagccaaatttaactttttaaatttaaacttggattcgagtttgatgtttttaatcaaagtttattttttagtcttagcttttagatcgctaaatatacatatataaaagttttactcatacATTACCACGTTTGGATTTTTCCCTATCAATTTGCTTCAATTAACagcaaaaaatttataactgtGTTACTATGACTTTATAAAGTTAGAGATACCTTAATGATATATGGAGCAAAGCAGCGGAGTATGTTGTAGGCAAGAGATGGGCATTCGAAGGgtatttagattgagaaaatttttaggagaagtgccatgtcaaatgtttgacctgatgtcggaaggggttttcggacacgaatgaaaaaacaaatttcatggctagcctagaaaccgtgagacgaatcttttgagcctaattaatcggttattagcacatgttgattattgTAGCagttatagctaatcatggactaattaggctcaaaagattcgtctcaagatttctgccataactgtgcaattaattttttggttcatctatatttaatgttttatttatgtgtctaaaaaattcgatgtcatgtttttgaaaaaatatttcggAGTAAACAAGGCCTCGTACTCTCTCGATGACGAGTCAACACGTGGGCCCACCCACCCAGCCACCAACAAATGACCAAAGCGCACGCgcctttctctctctacactcgctttctctctcctccctcctccaccccCCTTCGTTATTTATTCGTCTCCTCCGCCATTTCTCTTCTCCCCAACACTAcctcatctcctcctcctcctcctcgatctcTTGCCCTAGTAGACTAGATAGGCTACCTACTCTACTACCACGAGCTTCTTCcacatgcagcagcagcggtgtgagcgatcgatcgatcgagctagctaTCTAGCTGCCCGTGCATGATtccggtggaggtggaggcggcgggagcCGGGAGGAGGATgcagggggaggcggtggtgccGATGATGCTGCCGCCCTTCTTCATGGACTCCGGAAtctggccggcgccgggggtcgccgacgccgcggcgggctCCGCGGAGgacgaggccgcggcggccgccgcggcccacgaccgcgcgctcgccgcgtcgcgcaACCACCGCGAGGCCGAgaagcgccgccgcgagcggATCAAGTCGCACCTcgaccgcctccgcgccgtccTCGCGTGCGACCCCAAGGCAATAATACAAAATCATACATATTTTCTCACCTGAattttctgcaaaaaaaaaaactgatactCTCTCCTACAATATTATGAATTCAGAACGAAATAACCGCAAATTAAATTGGAGTCTAGCTTCAAGTAGCTAATTAATCGTTTTGATTAAATTAAAGCTTAGTAGCATGCATGATTGCGTGACACTAGCTACCATAGATTAGGGCTTCTTGTTTAGCTTCTCCTCCTCATGATTTGTGGCTATTGCGTTGCGTCCGCGTGCATTCCTCTTTTGTGCCTAGTACCATGTTTCGTAGCGCTAATCATTCACATGAAATTGAGTTAATTCAATCGTGTTAATGTGTAGGGTTCTTGCGTTTTTGAGATTTGAGCTTTTGTTGATGGAAGTTTTGTCGATCGATGTGGTGTGCAGATAGACAAGGCGTCCTTGCTGGCGAAGGCGGTGGAGAGGGTGCGCGACCTTAAGCAGCGGATGGCCGGcatcggcgaggcggcgccggcgcaccTGTTCCCGACGGAGCACGACGAGATCGTGGTGCTCgcgtcgggcggcggcgcggcggcggtgttcgAGGCATCCGTCTGCTGCGACGACCGCTCCGACCTCCTCCCGGAGCTCATCGAGACGCTGCGAGCGCTCCGCCTCCGCACGCTCCGCGCCGAGATGGCCACGCTCGGCGGCCGCGTCCGCAACGTGCTCGTTCTGGCGCGCGacgccagcgccggcgccgacgacgacgacagcaccGCCGATTACTCGGCCGGCtccaccgacggcggcgacttCCTAAAGGAAGCCCTGAGGGCTCTGGTCGAGAGGccgggcgtcgccgccggcgaccgacCGAAGCGGAGGCGTGTCGTCTCCGACATGAACATGCAAGCTGCAGCCTAGCCGGCCATAGCTCAACATAGCTATCAGTTTGCTCTTGGTATACTACGTACTTTGCTTGCCATGTTTTACTTAGTTTTTGTGTGCTAATTAATCAGTTGCTCTTCATATATGGCTCTTCTTGGTGATACAATATTGCCAACCAATAAGCcatgtatgattaattaggatatatatattaccattAGGGTTTGCTTGAGCTTTCATCAAAGCTGTTCCAAAGCCAATGCAAACCCAGCCACTGAAATAACAATGTCAGCATGCCCAATATATATGCAAGGTTGCAGACTTACCCAACTAATTAAgcacaacatatatatgcatgtatcaACATTGGAAgtcaaatatacatataacaCATCATCACAGGCTTAAAACAACACATGTTGCATTCCATTTATGATATATCAGGTCATATGTTGACATGCATGACAAGTGCCTGATGCAAACAGACAAAGATGTTTGTCAATGCCTGCATTGCTGCATGCATATTGTAGCTTCCTGTCTTGTGAATGTTTGGGGTCAGCTCATCTGGCAAGCTTGAATGATCTAGGCAGCATGTCTGTTTGAATACAATGTAGAGAgaaatatatagagagagagaggaagagagaagaaccAATCATTGCTAAGCTTGCTTGTGGGGTGAAGTGCCACAGAGTGGGCATGCAGTGAGCTCTCATGACACATGAGTGCATGCATGGAGGCAGTGCTACTGCTAAGCTAGTATatagtgtgtgtgtatgtgtgtgtgctgctgctgctgctactgtgTCTGTCTGAAGAAAGGAAGGAAGGTGATGAGCCTTTTGTTCCTTGCTGGTTTTATCTTTTGTAATCTtgctcctctcttatcttcttgAGAGAGGCTAGACTAGTTGCTGGTGatgtgcatatgcatgcatggatgaaggaggaggaggaggaggagatctcCATGTCAGGGTGGGTACCGTGTGCTGTGCTCTTGCCTCTCACTGTGGCAAAAGCCAGGGTTGCAGTTGCTGGGGACAAAAGGAGACTGTGTGACTCTCTGCCTATGTAACTTAATTTGTAGCTTCATGCATGACATGAGGGCATGCATTGCTGTCCTTCTGTGTGGTTTGGTTTCTGCATGCCCACACTAGCTTGTTGCTGTGGTTTGCAATGGCACGCCTTGTATTGGTAGCTTGACATATGCATGCAGGTCACATGCATATGTTGGGTTAATTTATAGTTGCTTGTTAGTTTACTCAATTTATTGACATGTAAATTAAGCCCAGCTAACTGATGGCGGCCCCTGAAAATTATCGGTgcatgtttttcctgtgtggATGCATGTTTTTCGTACGAAGTATGAATATCAGTATCGATTAGACAAAATATCAGTACGTTGtcaaatgcatgcatggaggcAGTGCTATGCTAGCTAGTAGCTGAATTAATATTGCTTACATGCATGAGTAACTCCTTAATTTGattatctcaaaaaaaaactccttaatttgatattgtaaataaaaataagttaatatGCAGACGTGTTCTTTTGTGTAGAATAGTTAAATGATTTGTGATGACCATTCGAGGGTACACACACGCGAATGCTTTTATTatataaggttgaaaataggtttaaaataatgttataataattttatatgtagaaaGTTTTTGTAAAATTCAAGTTGTTCAAGAGCTTAGAAAGCGTGCACATTATTCATCCATTCAATGAAAAACAACAGTGGAACGTATGCAATGTGTTCTTTCCTAAAACACGTGAAAATTAACTAGCAATATGAAGTCATGACcccaaatattttaaattagtgaTGCAGCATGCATCAGTATGTCAATATATGGAAATAATCAACTTGATCCCCAACGGCAATTTTAAAGACTGACTTTCACCATCATGAGCAGTTTAAGCACTACAACAGGCTAGAAGCATACATGTACGGATTGAGTGGTTTGCAGTTAATGTTAATAAACAATTGGTCAGTACACATTTCTGGATGTTG from Oryza brachyantha chromosome 3, ObraRS2, whole genome shotgun sequence carries:
- the LOC102701902 gene encoding transcription factor bHLH106-like, producing MIPVEVEAAGAGRRMQGEAVVPMMLPPFFMDSGIWPAPGVADAAAGSAEDEAAAAAAAHDRALAASRNHREAEKRRRERIKSHLDRLRAVLACDPKIDKASLLAKAVERVRDLKQRMAGIGEAAPAHLFPTEHDEIVVLASGGGAAAVFEASVCCDDRSDLLPELIETLRALRLRTLRAEMATLGGRVRNVLVLARDASAGADDDDSTADYSAGSTDGGDFLKEALRALVERPGVAAGDRPKRRRVVSDMNMQAAA
- the LOC102708704 gene encoding AP-1 complex subunit sigma-1-like isoform X2, whose translation is MIHFVLLISRQGKVRLTKWYNPYPQKERSKVIKEVSNLVLTRGPKMCNFVDWHGCRVVYKRYASLYFCMCIDATDNELETLQIIHHYVEILDRYFGNVCELDLIFNFHKAYFILDEVLIAGELQESNKKAVLRLITTQVPSTDRKRANEEICFGLSILP
- the LOC102701622 gene encoding uncharacterized protein LOC102701622 gives rise to the protein MSTCGYHSPRFSEDIAFLPQWLQPHRPPAVGERRKDIAGVSSPSCENCVFVRDPAQGSCLNGMTNAASCSGFRLHLSGDEGTPTGTASSSGNVVPFSLHLSSESTAQLSSIQANGLNSGTCKDLLGGFCIDGQAQEIKTALQNQSHSKDFQEICKMASEKINKSCDSKGHRRQQLSGAKVDVRKLRNADVHDAVELSIAASEAMVIAEMIRLDSESDKLTTTALEAALHVKEARKQCFVVELENSNGSPESDLDETDGLSELDETEMLDAFQDVGLSLAQTACASQGQNISGLKQKLSQASSHSCNAEAHVLEICSSEKQNIRWNSHNVDANDYVSDSLANNGSAGVLRNELTPGCGSVKQTDIEKGITWSRNKEAAYQMLTQNNDNFTAGLRILEGGVAVHTNAGRRKHVKELFNKETSFISESMDSMDEFPSASRTVSMEMAASSRASFLQKNEDFCEENQGAEAVQLCSQVVCPSLSFVDPLCSIVPCSIPCNGGPPSQGPECKQSKGEEEEWINPKVSPLKQHLEGEAGPSCTSLVKAAASNILFRRRRHSSLRPFSTVAPRSYVSGSSETHNDVDVAICQQERFTTLTLNKKIRRVQASKVFVENNVEAGNLQGFSKVLKKPSYGKGISEHQNTQSVKRKKDQFSEAKISTRKTKDRRMQTKSRLSWSDSRLIDTMEPREHIPNKEAIFRGLDFLLTGFQSHKEKEIESLIRRLGGYVLSKVPPCPLDKRSKLAELSRCKPPIVLSPKKVSTAKFLYGCAINSWMLNTSWLFDSIQAGILLPPGKYFIRQVHSMKSTSMFDQFLHLKNNKLLFDGVGFLILGKISFCSKFSNIIKHGGGQVFVSLQGLVQSLKDRSSSHGIILVANEASASRHLSYCGLEHDIKTVPASWVIGSLFSGKLIPLKKDRCALFRRIKMPSFQQQQAFDMSQEI
- the LOC102708704 gene encoding AP-1 complex subunit sigma-1-like isoform X1; this encodes MIHFVLLISRQGKVRLTKWYNPYPQKERSKVIKEVSNLVLTRGPKMCNFVDWHGCRVVYKRYASLYFCMCIDATDNELETLQIIHHYVEILDRYFGNVCELDLIFNFHKAYFILDEVLIAGELQESNKKAVLRLITTQDSMVEAAKEAASSLRNIIAQATK